A single uncultured Acetobacterium sp. DNA region contains:
- a CDS encoding VOC family protein yields the protein MGALLWDHTIHYVNDLQQANTIFEKNGLKAKYGGSHEGFGTCNSLSYFWASYVEFLAIEDVRVNKNPIEDILIFKDASKILSETEAFGRIGLRTHDIADLRNRLSKKKLSLSEIFAGNRMTPDGEKLTWKLLMINGGYNGLPYPFIIDWEITEEQRFRELKAKGLINQHPLGQLFLYEGVFEVENPKATTAHWADIFNLAPKNENTLIIGQQLFRFEQGKENRLIELNFLSDGEKAFDFEIGEGRYRSL from the coding sequence ATGGGAGCATTGCTATGGGATCATACCATTCATTATGTAAATGATCTGCAACAAGCCAACACTATTTTTGAAAAAAATGGATTAAAAGCTAAATATGGCGGCAGCCATGAAGGCTTTGGAACCTGTAATTCACTCAGTTATTTTTGGGCTTCTTATGTGGAGTTTCTGGCAATTGAAGATGTCAGAGTCAACAAAAATCCAATTGAGGATATTCTGATTTTCAAGGATGCTTCCAAAATTCTTTCTGAAACCGAAGCTTTTGGTCGCATTGGTTTAAGAACCCATGATATCGCTGATTTAAGAAACAGACTGTCTAAAAAGAAGCTTAGCTTGTCTGAAATCTTCGCCGGTAATCGCATGACCCCTGATGGTGAAAAACTCACCTGGAAATTACTGATGATCAACGGAGGTTATAACGGGCTGCCATATCCTTTTATCATTGACTGGGAAATAACAGAAGAACAGCGGTTTCGAGAGCTTAAAGCAAAAGGCTTAATTAATCAACATCCACTGGGTCAGTTGTTTCTCTATGAGGGTGTTTTTGAAGTTGAAAACCCAAAAGCGACCACTGCTCATTGGGCGGATATTTTTAACCTTGCCCCCAAGAATGAAAATACGCTAATTATCGGACAGCAACTCTTTCGCTTTGAACAGGGAAAAGAAAATCGACTAATAGAACTTAATTTTTTAAGCGATGGGGAAAAGGCCTTTGATTTTGAAATTGGTGAAGGACGTTATCGAAGTTTATAA
- the larE gene encoding ATP-dependent sacrificial sulfur transferase LarE, translating into MDNLTNKYQALKDYLAELESVAVAFSGGVDSTFLLKVAYDVLGKNAVAVTARSESFPKRELREATTYAEELGADHFIIDSEELDIEGFSHNPKNRCYLCKSELFTKIKEIAAIKKLNYVVEGSNTDDDGDYRPGLLAVTELGVKSPLRFANLSKDEIRQLSKEMNLPTWNKQSFACLSSRFPYGENITPDRLHMIDQAEQYLLDLGFHQVRVRYHGNLARIETDETGFDALLNKDTRNKIHDRFKTIGFTYIGLDLKGYRTGSMNETL; encoded by the coding sequence ATGGATAACCTGACTAATAAATATCAAGCTTTGAAAGATTACTTAGCCGAACTGGAAAGTGTCGCGGTGGCCTTTTCGGGTGGTGTCGATTCAACGTTTTTACTAAAGGTCGCCTACGATGTTTTAGGTAAAAATGCTGTCGCTGTGACGGCCCGATCGGAAAGTTTTCCCAAACGAGAATTGCGGGAAGCTACTACATATGCTGAAGAATTAGGAGCCGATCACTTTATCATTGATTCGGAAGAACTGGATATTGAAGGTTTTTCCCATAATCCCAAGAACCGCTGCTACCTCTGCAAATCCGAGCTTTTTACTAAGATCAAAGAAATTGCTGCGATTAAGAAATTAAACTATGTTGTTGAGGGTTCCAACACCGATGATGATGGTGATTACCGGCCAGGACTTTTAGCCGTAACTGAATTAGGCGTGAAAAGCCCGTTACGGTTTGCCAATCTTTCCAAAGATGAAATTCGTCAACTGTCAAAGGAAATGAATCTGCCAACTTGGAACAAACAGTCCTTTGCTTGTCTGTCTTCCCGATTCCCATATGGCGAGAACATTACCCCTGATCGTCTCCACATGATCGACCAGGCCGAACAATATCTTCTAGATCTGGGCTTCCATCAGGTTCGCGTACGCTATCACGGTAATCTGGCTCGGATCGAAACCGATGAAACCGGTTTTGATGCCTTACTGAATAAGGATACCCGCAACAAAATCCATGATCGTTTTAAAACCATTGGTTTTACCTATATCGGTCTAGATTTAAAAGGCTATCGAACCGGCAGTATGAACGAAACCTTGTAA
- a CDS encoding winged helix-turn-helix domain-containing protein has product MALQDMGKEQKALVENFKDCQPLLTAIGDQTRQLIIVAIMESGCYPGIRVGEITKKVNLSRPAVSHHIKILMDAKIVNVNKQGTMNFYYLDPGKSKLLDLKKLVEHIDLLMGQCK; this is encoded by the coding sequence ATGGCTTTGCAAGATATGGGTAAAGAGCAAAAAGCACTCGTTGAGAATTTCAAAGACTGTCAACCACTGCTCACCGCCATCGGTGACCAAACGCGGCAGTTAATTATTGTAGCAATTATGGAAAGTGGGTGCTATCCCGGCATTCGGGTAGGGGAAATTACAAAAAAAGTTAATCTGTCTCGGCCAGCGGTATCTCATCATATCAAAATTCTGATGGATGCAAAAATTGTTAACGTCAATAAGCAGGGAACTATGAATTTTTATTATCTGGATCCAGGAAAAAGCAAGTTACTTGACTTAAAAAAATTGGTAGAACATATCGACCTTTTAATGGGTCAGTGCAAATAA
- a CDS encoding EFR1 family ferrodoxin (N-terminal region resembles flavodoxins. C-terminal ferrodoxin region binds two 4Fe-4S clusters.), whose translation MIFYFTGTGNSLYAAKKIGDELGEPLIDITAAMKEKSFSYTLSGDEKIGFVFPVYFYGVPSIVADFIAELKVEQIQEGGLKPYVFGVVTCGGGMGGTPKMLEDLLEKQGLPLSASFELKMASNYIMMYQPTGPDLQKKIQISTDKKLVDIIAVISKNKKDDESKRKKSFLTSVAYPLYMHGRKTRLFYADEKCNGCGKCAKVCPVSAIQMEANKPVWTKKQCTHCTACINRCPQEAIQYGKKTLKWRRFENPILK comes from the coding sequence ATGATATTTTATTTTACAGGAACAGGTAATTCGTTGTATGCAGCAAAGAAAATTGGTGATGAGCTGGGAGAACCACTCATTGACATAACTGCTGCGATGAAAGAGAAATCATTTAGCTATACGCTTTCAGGTGATGAAAAGATTGGCTTTGTTTTCCCGGTTTATTTTTATGGGGTGCCTTCCATTGTGGCAGATTTTATTGCTGAACTGAAAGTTGAACAAATTCAGGAAGGGGGACTAAAACCGTATGTATTTGGAGTGGTGACATGCGGTGGCGGGATGGGCGGAACACCGAAAATGCTGGAAGACTTGTTGGAAAAACAGGGCTTACCGCTCAGTGCATCATTTGAACTCAAGATGGCCAGCAATTATATAATGATGTATCAGCCAACGGGACCAGATCTGCAAAAGAAAATTCAGATCTCAACAGATAAAAAATTAGTCGATATTATTGCCGTCATTTCAAAAAATAAGAAGGATGATGAAAGCAAGCGAAAAAAATCATTTTTGACCAGCGTGGCCTATCCACTTTATATGCATGGCCGAAAAACCAGACTTTTTTATGCTGATGAAAAGTGTAATGGCTGTGGGAAGTGCGCAAAAGTCTGTCCGGTTTCTGCTATTCAAATGGAGGCTAACAAACCGGTTTGGACGAAGAAACAATGTACCCACTGCACTGCCTGTATCAATCGCTGTCCACAGGAAGCCATCCAGTATGGCAAGAAAACCTTAAAGTGGCGACGATTTGAAAATCCAATCCTAAAATAA
- a CDS encoding DUF2786 domain-containing protein gives METNIKDRIKKLLALGTSPNPNEANYAILKAKKLMVEYKLTDRDLLRYDEKPIKVDSNIYYTTRREHWMTGLADVISENNCCVFYMITPPGTQRHYIIFHGYEEDALICSSIFAYAVDCVRSQLKAIKKVMKLDEKPNTIINEACETYGKGFYEGLDDAYTIQDYEHQEWGLVMTVPPEVKEILKPMEHAQHKEKNHEDHYSFYAQGYREGKVFTAQNKLEEIKAEANENEVNQEAV, from the coding sequence ATGGAAACGAATATTAAAGATCGAATCAAAAAACTGTTAGCCCTTGGCACAAGTCCCAACCCCAATGAAGCGAATTATGCTATTTTAAAAGCAAAAAAGCTGATGGTTGAATATAAATTGACGGATCGGGATTTATTAAGATATGATGAAAAACCAATTAAGGTCGATAGTAATATTTATTACACTACCCGCCGAGAACATTGGATGACTGGTCTGGCTGATGTTATTTCAGAAAATAATTGTTGTGTTTTCTATATGATTACCCCACCCGGGACCCAACGGCACTATATTATTTTTCATGGATATGAAGAAGATGCTCTGATTTGTAGTAGTATCTTTGCTTATGCGGTTGATTGTGTCCGCTCCCAGTTGAAGGCAATTAAAAAGGTGATGAAACTGGATGAAAAGCCAAATACGATCATTAACGAAGCCTGTGAAACCTATGGTAAAGGATTTTATGAGGGTTTGGATGATGCTTATACGATTCAGGATTATGAGCACCAGGAATGGGGACTTGTAATGACTGTGCCACCAGAAGTCAAAGAAATTCTCAAGCCTATGGAGCATGCCCAGCATAAAGAAAAGAACCATGAAGACCACTATTCTTTTTATGCGCAAGGCTATCGTGAAGGAAAAGTATTCACTGCTCAAAATAAATTGGAAGAAATCAAAGCAGAAGCTAACGAAAATGAAGTCAACCAAGAAGCTGTTTAA